From the genome of Gemmatimonadota bacterium:
GGATTTCGCGAGCTTCGCTCGCCCGATGAAGTGGACACCGTCCTCGAAAACGTCTCGGATCCTCTTCTCGTGGTCGTGAACTCGGTTTGCGGCTGCGCCGCCGGTGCCATGCGCCCGGGTGTGGCCCTCTCCCTCCAGGGGGAGCCCACCCCACCGGCACTGACCACCGTGTTCGCCGGTCAGGACCTCGAGGCGACGGCCCGCGCGCGGGAGTACTTCGTCGGTTATCCCCCGTCTTCCCCCTCGATCGCGCTTCTCAAGGGAGGAGAGCTCGTCTGGATGCTGGAGCGGCATCAGATCGAGGGCCGGGGCCCGCAGCAGATCGCCGCGACGCTCAAGGACGCTTACCGGGAGCACTGCGACACCGCGACTCCCGCCTGATTCCTCCCCCGGGGAGTGCCGATGGAAGAGGATCGCAAGAACAGTCGTCGCGAGCGCCTTCAGGCGGGGATCGCGGAGCTGGAGGCCAAGCTCGGCGAGCTCCGTGCCCGGGCCCGCAGGGCCGAAGCCGACATCCGGGTTCGCCTTCAGGACGAAGAATCCGACCTCCGGAAGCGCCTGGACGAAGCTCGTGAACGACTTAAGGAGCTCAAAGAAGCATCCGAAGATGGATGGGAAGAAGTGAAGTCGGGCTTCGAGAAGCTCTGGACCGACGTCCGCGCGGCCTGGGAGCGGACGGGCCCGAGCCGCACTCAGCCCTCCGGAGCCTCGGCGGCCGAACCCGGGGGGGCCGGGACGTCTCCGCCCGCCGATACGGGGGCCGGTCCGGCCCCCGCCGGCCCTGCGCCCGGCGCGACCCCGCCACGCAGAGCCGAATAGCCGGGGTTCTCGGACAAACGGTC
Proteins encoded in this window:
- a CDS encoding BrxA/BrxB family bacilliredoxin; amino-acid sequence: MPYPEPLVAPMRQELVRLGFRELRSPDEVDTVLENVSDPLLVVVNSVCGCAAGAMRPGVALSLQGEPTPPALTTVFAGQDLEATARAREYFVGYPPSSPSIALLKGGELVWMLERHQIEGRGPQQIAATLKDAYREHCDTATPA